The Cellulophaga lytica DSM 7489 nucleotide sequence GCATCTGATATTATTTCTGTAGAGTATAATGCAGCTGCAGAACAACGTGCAGTGCTTAAAAATTTATTACGTACCGCAGAGCATACCAAGTTTGGTAAACATTATAGTTTCACAGAAATATTAAATTCTAATAACCCAGAAAAAACTTTTAGTGCTAAAGTTCCTTTTTCAGATTACAACCAAATAACCAGTAATTGGTGGCAATATGTGCAAAAAGGTGAAGAAAATATAACTTGGCCAAATAGTCCAGATTATTTTGCACTTAGTTCTGGTACTACGGGAAAAACAAGTAAACGCATACCTGTTACAGATCACATGGTTAAAGCTATACGTAACGCTGGTATACAACAAGTTTTGGCACTTAAGAATTTTGATTTGCCTGCAGACTTTTTTGAAAAAGAAATAATGATGTTAGGTAGTTCTACAGATTTAGAGGAACATAACAACGCATTAGAAGGTGAAATTAGTGGAATAAGTGCTAGTAATATTCCGTTTTGGTTTCAAAATTATTACAAACCAGGTAAAGAAATTGCACAAATTGCAGATTGGGATAAACGTGTACAGCGTATAGCAGAAAAAGCATCAGAATGGGATATAGGAGCCTTAAGTGGCATACCTTCATGGATGGAGCTTATGTTACAAAAAGTGATTGAATACAATAACTTAAAAAACATACATGAAGTATGGCCCAATTTACAAGTTTATACCTCTGGTGGCGTAGCTTTTGGACCGTATAAAAAAAGTTTTAACGCTCTTTTAGGTAAGCCTATAACTGTTATAGATACTTATTTGGCTTCTGAAGGTTTTATTGCTTTTCAGCAAAGACCAGAAACCGATGCTATGAAACTGGTTACAGATAATGGTATTTATTTTGAGTTTGTACCATTTAGTCCAGATTATATTAAGCCAGACGGTTCACTAGTACAAAATGCGCCAGCACTTACAATTTCTGAAGTAGAGCTAAATCAAGATTATGTTTTAATATTAAGTAGTGTAGCAGGCGCTTGGCGTTATATTATTGGAGACACCATAGAGTTTACTGATATTGAACGAGCAGAAATAAAAATTACAGGTCGTACAAAATTCTTTTTAAACACTGTAGGTTCACAATTATCTGTAAATAAACTTAATGATGCTGTGCAACATTTAGAAAAACATTTTGATATAGAAATACAAGAATATACATTATGTGCAAATCGTATTAATGATGATTTTTACCACTGCTGGTACCTAGGTACAAATGCTAAGCTTAGTACTACAAAGTTGGCCAATGAGTTAGATGATTTTTTAATGAATGCAAATAAAAATTATAAAGTAGCAAGATCTAAAGCTTTAGAGGGTATTAAAGTTTCTACTGTTTTGCCTTCTGTATTTCATGAATGGAGCGGAAGCAATAAAAAGAAAGGCGGACAGGTAAAAATGGAAAGGGTTATGGGTCAAGAAAGGTTTAAAGAATGGGAAGATTTTGTTTTAGCAAACTCTTAGCAAGAAAAAAAGGAGCAATAATTATTGCTCCTTTTTTTCTTGCTCTTTAACTAGTAGCATAATCTCTGCAGGAGATAAGTAGTATTTTATAATTCTAGCTTTATAAGTTGCATCTATTTCTGCGTTGTTTAATATAAAATTTTTGGTTTTTAAAATATAGTCTCCCATACCAGATGCTACAGCATAAGAGTCTGCGGCACGTTCTGCTTCTTTTATATAATTGTCAGACAACGAATATTTTATGCCAAACCAAAGTAAATTTAAGCTACTTCTGTTTTGGTAATCTAAAATATGACCAAGTTCATGGCCTAACCAACCTACTAATATATCACTATCTACATCTGTGGTTTTAAATTCTTTCCCAGAGATTTTAAATTTTTTACTCATTAAAATAAGGTAGCGTCTTTTTTTCTTAGATTTTAAAAGGCTTCCAAAAACAGGCTGCGCAAGCATTGTAGATTTTTTAATATTATCTTTAAATCTAAATTCAATTTCTGTATTTTTTAATTGCGGATAGTATGATAGGGCTACTAAAGCTTCTTTTTCAATAATTTTAGGTATAATGTGTTGTGCATTTAAGTATTTTACACTCATAAATAATAGTATATAAATTATATTTTTCATTAGTTTTTAATTGCTTGTACTGTTACAGTAATGGACTAAAAAATTTGGCTATACCTTCTAATAATTTCTTCCATAAAGGCCTGTTTTTAAAGGTTTCATACTTTAAAATAGTGTCTTTATTGCATATGGCATTAAATTTTTCTTGTATGCTTTTTGTTATTTCTTCATCATAAATTACCGCATTGGTTTCAAAATTGTGCTCAAAACTTCTGTAATCAAAATTGCCAGAACCTACAGATAATATTTCACCATCAATTAATATCATTTTACTATGCGAAAAATCTGGACGTAGGTAAATCTTAATTCCAACTTCTAATAGCTCTTCTAGTCTAGAGAACATACTGTATTTGGCCATTAAAGAATCGGACACTTTAGGAATTAAAATGATAATTGCAACACCGCTAAGTGCAGCAATTTTTAAAGCTTGTAATACAGATGTGCTTGGTATAAAATAGGGGTTGGCTATACAAATGTTTTTTTCTGCAATATTTATCATTTGTATGTATTGCTGCATTATAGCTGGCTGCTTAGAGTCTGGTCCGGCAGCAACAATTTGTGCAGTATGTTTACCCTTGCTTTGTGTATTAGATGTGTAGTTTTTATGCAGTAAAACTTCATCATTACTAGCAAAATAAAAGTCTTTAATAAATACTCTGTGTAAGCTATTTACAATTGGCCCTTCTAGTTTTAAGTGTATATCTTTCCAAACACCAACATTAGAAATTGGTTTTATGTATTTATCTGTTACATTAACACCTCCTGTAAAACCAACTATACCATCAATCACAATTATTTTTCTATGGTTTCTATAATTTAATGTATACAGTAGGTTGCCAAATTTAATAGGCATCATTGGGTAAGCTTTAACTCCAATATGTTTAAATCGTTTAATT carries:
- the cls gene encoding cardiolipin synthase: MNTFLWILYALVTLRSISSIIFHGSRPTKSLSWFLAVILLPFAGALLYYMFGVNRRKFNFFRDKQEEKKKQFDKKYKQLHKLDNTVTFNTPKQQKLSKLIESSTLLKAYNNNNITVLNNGKQTFDSIFDALQKAEKYIHLQYYIFSKGELTERFYTILKDKINSGVEVRLIYDAFGSYSFNNKTIKRFKHIGVKAYPMMPIKFGNLLYTLNYRNHRKIIVIDGIVGFTGGVNVTDKYIKPISNVGVWKDIHLKLEGPIVNSLHRVFIKDFYFASNDEVLLHKNYTSNTQSKGKHTAQIVAAGPDSKQPAIMQQYIQMINIAEKNICIANPYFIPSTSVLQALKIAALSGVAIIILIPKVSDSLMAKYSMFSRLEELLEVGIKIYLRPDFSHSKMILIDGEILSVGSGNFDYRSFEHNFETNAVIYDEEITKSIQEKFNAICNKDTILKYETFKNRPLWKKLLEGIAKFFSPLL
- a CDS encoding GH3 family domain-containing protein, which produces MAIIGNIIKGIIYASDIISVEYNAAAEQRAVLKNLLRTAEHTKFGKHYSFTEILNSNNPEKTFSAKVPFSDYNQITSNWWQYVQKGEENITWPNSPDYFALSSGTTGKTSKRIPVTDHMVKAIRNAGIQQVLALKNFDLPADFFEKEIMMLGSSTDLEEHNNALEGEISGISASNIPFWFQNYYKPGKEIAQIADWDKRVQRIAEKASEWDIGALSGIPSWMELMLQKVIEYNNLKNIHEVWPNLQVYTSGGVAFGPYKKSFNALLGKPITVIDTYLASEGFIAFQQRPETDAMKLVTDNGIYFEFVPFSPDYIKPDGSLVQNAPALTISEVELNQDYVLILSSVAGAWRYIIGDTIEFTDIERAEIKITGRTKFFLNTVGSQLSVNKLNDAVQHLEKHFDIEIQEYTLCANRINDDFYHCWYLGTNAKLSTTKLANELDDFLMNANKNYKVARSKALEGIKVSTVLPSVFHEWSGSNKKKGGQVKMERVMGQERFKEWEDFVLANS